The Fictibacillus phosphorivorans genomic sequence AAAAAAATAAATGGATTTCAGATTTCCGCCAGATCTTTACCGTTTTTAGAAGCTGTTAAGGAAGTACAGTCTACTTATCCGCCTTATGAAAAGTTTAAATCGACCGGACGTTTCGTATACAAAGAATACGACTGTGAAGAAGTAGAGGCGATTGTCAATCTTGTGAAAAAGCGTGCAGAAGGTTCTATTTTTGCAGCACTTACGGTGTATGCAATGGGGGGGCAGATTCGAAATGTAGGTAAAACAGAGTCTGCTTTTTATTACCGAAAAGCACGCTATATTTTAGGTATCCAATCCGTATGGGAAGATCCAGCAGTCGCAGAAGAAAATAGAAGATGGGTGGAAAAAAGGTTCAGATACTTGAAGACCATCACGAAAGGGTCATTTATTAATTTTCCATACAGCGAACTGAAAGACTATGAAAAAGAGTACTTTGGCAGAAATGTTGATAGGCTTCAACGAATCAATCAAAAATACGATCCTAAAAGAGTGTTTGCTTTTCCGCAATCCATTCGTTGATATAAACTATAGGTAGAGTGCTGTTTGGCAAAGGAGTTTGTATCATTGAAAATATTTAAAAGTATACTGTTTCTTGCAATCCTTGCGTCTATTTTTTATCTGGTATCACTAGAATGGAAAAAGAGAAACACACCACTGCCTACTGAAATGAATCCGATTGTGGCAGAGAATCGTGATCTTCTAATACAAAAAGCGTCCGAAAAAGGAATTAATATTGTAATAACCGATGATTTTCGATCCGCAGCAGAACAGGATCGGCTGTATGAACAAGGCCGTTCACGAGAAGGAACCATCGTTACTCATGTGGAAGGCGGAGAGTCTTATCATAACTATGGTCTAGCGATTGATTTTGCTCTTAAGTTAGATGATGGTTCAGTGGTCTGGAATCTTGAACGAGATGACAATGGGAATGGGCAGTCGGATTGGATGGAAGTGGTTGGAATCGCCAAAGATTTGGGTTTCGAATGGGGTGGAGATTGGGCGGGCTTTAAAGACTACCCACACCTTGAGATGAATTTTGGATTAAGTATTCGAGAGTTGCAGTATGGAGAGCGGCCACCATCTAATATCAGGAACTAAGGAAATCCTTAGTTCCATTTTTTTGTACACTTTTAAAAGGGATGAGTAAAGAACTATTTTAAATGGTTTATTTTAGGAGAGAAGGGGTATATTTTACGTGGAAAAATATAACTATTAATGGTATTTTTATATAATGATAGGGAAATGGACCTGATGAATTAGTAACTAGGTGATATGGGAGGTATAGGTGTGGGATTTTCAGATGATTTAAGTGCTATCTATAGCAGCTTATCAAGTCGTACCGCGGCCA encodes the following:
- a CDS encoding M15 family metallopeptidase encodes the protein MKIFKSILFLAILASIFYLVSLEWKKRNTPLPTEMNPIVAENRDLLIQKASEKGINIVITDDFRSAAEQDRLYEQGRSREGTIVTHVEGGESYHNYGLAIDFALKLDDGSVVWNLERDDNGNGQSDWMEVVGIAKDLGFEWGGDWAGFKDYPHLEMNFGLSIRELQYGERPPSNIRN